Proteins from a single region of Antechinus flavipes isolate AdamAnt ecotype Samford, QLD, Australia chromosome 2, AdamAnt_v2, whole genome shotgun sequence:
- the SEMA7A gene encoding semaphorin-7A has protein sequence MTPLQQRPARRPAPSPRAPRAASLLDLPLLLPLLLLLLRAAPSAAAAPDPAGSRPKTSPRITAAWKGQESYRFPQPEPHTVLYHELGSDSVVVGGRGKLYHFDFIQGKTLSLTQVYIGPNKAYCQNQLDCENYITLLEKQAEGLLICGTNARHPSCWNLVNKTITLLGERRGYAPFTPDENSLVLFSDDQVYSTIRKQEYNGKIPRFRRIGGERELYTSDMVMQNPQFIKATIINQDEAYDDKIYYFFRENNPDKNPEAPMNVSRVAQLCKGDRGGVSSLSASKWNTFLKAMLVCSDPATNKNFNWLQDVFLVPDAAGDWRATKVYGVFSNPWNYSAICVYSIGDIDRIFRTSPLKGYSGTLPNPRPGKCLPDQELTPTETFQVADSHPEVAQRVEPFGDKKTPLFHSKYHYKKVLVHQMQARNGSSFEVLYLATDKGTIHKVVESASGAFNIMEIQPFRHHPATIQSMALDNVTMKLYVNSQWEVSQVPLDLCSEYRGGCQGCLMARDPYCGWDDTHGQCVSIYKYKGPLLQALGPNEPHTECPSSKPEKDPNKAQSVILARNSRYYLTCPVESHHATYSWHHGDKKLHRCEPGWQSSDCILFIEKLTDEQYGLYRCQAEEGTYSRVAVEWELRREATAEHLLMGRAAALLPGLLLPLAAALLAH, from the exons GACAGGAGAGTTACCGGTTCCCACAGCCCGAGCCCCACACGGTGCTGTATCACGAGCTGGGCAGTGACTCTGTCGTGGTGGGCGGCCGAGGGAAGCTCTACCATTTTGACTTCATCCAAGGAAAAA CTCTTTCTCTGACACAGGTGTACATCGGTCCCAATAAAGCATACTGCCAGAATCAGCTG GACTGCGAGAACTACATCACCCTTCTGGAGAAGCAGGCCGAAGGGCTGCTCATTTGCGGGACCAACGCTCGCCATCCCAGCTGCTGGAATTTG GTTAACAAGACCATCACTCTGCTTGGGGAAAGGCGGGGCTATGCTCCATTCACCCCCGATGAGAATTCCCTGGTCCTGTTCAGCG ATGACCAGGTGTATTCCACAATCAGAAAGCAGGAATACAATGGCAAGATCCCAAGGTTCCGGCGCATCGGAGGAGAGCGGGAGTTATACACCAGTGACATGGTCATGCAGA ACCCACAGTTCATTAAGGCCACCATCATCAACCAGGACGAAGCCTACGACGACAAGATCTACTACTTTTTCCGGGAGAACAATCCCGACAAGAACCCCGAGGCCCCCATGAACGTCTCCCGGGTGGCCCAACTGTGTAAG GGGGACCGCGGTGGCGTGAGCTCCCTGTCGGCCTCCAAGTGGAACACCTTCCTGAAGGCCATGCTGGTGTGCAGCGACCCGGCCACCAACAAGAACTTCAACTGGCTGCAGGACGTCTTCCTGGTCCCGGACGCCGCGGGGGACTGGCGCGCCACAAAGGTCTACGGGGTCTTCTCCAACCCCTG GAACTACTCGGCCATCTGTGTGTACTCCATCGGCGACATAGACCGGATCTTTCGGACATCCCCACTCAAAGGCTACAGTGGGACGCTGCCCAACCCACGGCCGGGCAAG TGCCTTCCAGACCAGGAACTGACACCCACAGAAACCTTCCAGGTGGCTGATAGTCACCCCGAGGTGGCCCAGAGGGTTGAGCCTTTTGGGGACAAGAAGACACCCCTTTTCCACTCCAAATATCACTACAAGAAAGTCTTAGTGCATCAAATGCAGGCCAGAAACGGGTCCTCCTTTGAAGTTCTCTACCTTGCCACAG ACAAAGGAACGATCCACAAGGTGGTGGAGTCAGCCTCTGGTGCCTTTAACATCATGGAAATCCAGCCCTTCCGTCACCACCCGGCCACCATCCAGTCCATGGCCCTGGACAACGTGACG ATGAAACTGTACGTGAACTCTCAGTGGGAGGTCAGCCAGGTGCCCCTGGACCTCTGCAGCGAGTACCGGGGGGGCTGCCAGGGCTGCCTGATGGCGCGGGATCCCTACTGCGGCTGGGACGACACCCACGGCCAGTGCGTCTCCATCTACAAGTATAAAGG GCCTCTGTTACAGGCTCTGGGTCCCAACGAGCCTCACACGGAATGTCCTTCCTCCAAGCCGG AGAAGGACCCGAACAAGGCGCAGAGCGTCATCCTGGCCCGGAACTCCCGCTACTACCTGACGTGCCCCGTGGAGTCGCACCACGCCACGTACTCGTGGCACCACGGGGACAAGAAGCTGCACCGCTGCGAGCCCGGCTGGCAGAGCTCGGACTGCATCCTGTTCATCGAGAAGCTCACGGACGAGCAGTACGGCCTGTACCGCTGCCAGGCCGAGGAGGGCACCTACAGCCGCGTGGCCGTGGAGTGGGAGCTGCGCCGGGAAGCCACGGCCGAGCACCTGCTGATGGGCCGCGCCGCCGCGCTGCTCCCCGGCCTCCTGCTCCCGCTGGCAGCCGCCCTGCTGGCTCACTAA